CTTTGCCGGCGAGCTCACATGCGGCACCAGGACGCCGGTCGCGCCGTCATCCAGCACGGACAGGATCTTGGAGGGCGTGGGCTCGGCAACCCGGACCAGCCCGGCGGTGCCGGAGGCACGCGCCGCCAACAGCGCCGCATCGATGGTGACGCGGTCCCAGGGCGCATGCTCCTCGTCGATGATCACGAAGTCGAAGCCCACCCCGCCGATGATCTCCACCGGGTGGGTGGCGGGCGTCTTGATGAAGGTGCCGACAAGGTGGTCTCCCCCGCAGAACCGTTGCCGGAAACCCGGCTTGCTGTCGGACCCTGAGCTCATTCCAAATCTCCTTTGTCAGTTGGGCATTAGCCCGTAGCCGCAACCGCGTGCGACAGAAACAGCGAGGCGGAGGGCACGAGGGCCACGAGCGCCAGCACGACAATGCAGATGGCGATCAGCGGCACGGCTTCCTTGATGATGGCGGTGAGGGGCTGGCCGGACACGGCACACACGATGAACAGGAGGATGCCGACCGGTGGCGTCGCCATGCCGATGACCGCGTTCAGGATGACCATGATGCCGAACTGCACGGGGTCCATGCCGATCAGCTTCAGGAATTGCAGCAGAATGGGCATGGTGAGGATCAGAATCGAGATCGGCTCCAGGAACATGCCCAGGACGAGCAGCACCAGGTTGAGCATCAAGAGGATCAGGAGGGGATTGTCGCTGATCGAAAGCACGCCCTTGGCAATCGCGGCCGGAACCCCTTCGAGGGTGAAGACGAAGGCGACGATATTGGCCATGGCGGTGATGAACAGGATGGCCGAGCTGACGATGGCCGCGGCCACCAGCGCACCCCAGATGCGCTCGAAGGTGAGGTCGCGATAGATCAGGCCGATGATGGTGGCATAGGCCACGGCAACGCCGGCAGCCTCGGTGGCGGTGAAGATCCCTGCGCGGATGCCGACCAGGATGATCAGCGGCAGGAACAGGGCAGGGAGGGTGCGGATGGTGGAACGTCCGCGTTCCGCCCAGCTTTCCTTCGCGGTCACGGGGAAGCCGTCGCGCCGCGCCCGCCAGGAGGCATAAGCCAGCAGTCCGAGCGCAATGAGGATACCGGGGCCGACGCCGGCCAGGAACAGCTGGCCGATGGAGGTGCCGGAGAGCACGCCATAGATGATGATGGTGATGCTGGGTGGAATGATGCCGCCCATGACGGCGCTTACCCCCACCAGGGCTGCCGCATAGGCCGGTGGGATGCCCTGCTTGGCCATGGACGGGATGAGGATCGAGCCCAGGGCCGAAGCCTCGGCGGTGGCGCTGCCGGCAATCCCGGCAAAGAATCCGGACGACAGAACCGTGACCGAAGAAAGGCCACCCGGACGGTGGCCGATCAGCGAGCGGGCAAAGACCACGATCCGGTCGGTGACGCCGCCGATATTCATCAGCATGCCGGCCAGGATGAACAGCGGTATCGTCAGCAGAATGAACTGGTCGACCCCGGCCATCATCCTTTGCGGCAGGGCGAGCATGAGCATGCCGTTGCCGCTGAAATAGAGGTAGGCCACACCGCCCACGCCCAGCGCCAGGGCAATGGGTACGCCGGTTGCGAGCATGATCGCGAAGATGCCGAAGAAGCTCGCCATAACCTAGACCCTGGGCAGATGCTGTTGTTGCTGCGGCTGGGGAG
This window of the Rhodoligotrophos defluvii genome carries:
- a CDS encoding TRAP transporter large permease, with translation MASFFGIFAIMLATGVPIALALGVGGVAYLYFSGNGMLMLALPQRMMAGVDQFILLTIPLFILAGMLMNIGGVTDRIVVFARSLIGHRPGGLSSVTVLSSGFFAGIAGSATAEASALGSILIPSMAKQGIPPAYAAALVGVSAVMGGIIPPSITIIIYGVLSGTSIGQLFLAGVGPGILIALGLLAYASWRARRDGFPVTAKESWAERGRSTIRTLPALFLPLIILVGIRAGIFTATEAAGVAVAYATIIGLIYRDLTFERIWGALVAAAIVSSAILFITAMANIVAFVFTLEGVPAAIAKGVLSISDNPLLILLMLNLVLLVLGMFLEPISILILTMPILLQFLKLIGMDPVQFGIMVILNAVIGMATPPVGILLFIVCAVSGQPLTAIIKEAVPLIAICIVVLALVALVPSASLFLSHAVAATG